In one window of Duganella dendranthematis DNA:
- a CDS encoding O-antigen ligase family protein, whose amino-acid sequence MPALPKFPALPRLPGFLRQPLGTSYLVICGLLLAAVVLGMFTPLFVATMGDSPSKMFALPAAMVFALLLIYDHKLTLLGIILFRAALDPVLSLTRISLAGIPLGVGGLLNACVILIAIMLVFERPRVVPGRAFWAWTPFLLLLCVGVIPSYERGEAIRQCLALLSFFAMFISGFYFGRTQAEFRSVMKVVVWSSAVPALYTFVDVGLHYHAGFRLASTFGHPNVLAFYLTVIITVAFYLLQTMPASYRGWQRLFLIGYLFFLLIMLAMTHTRSAWIATAIGFGMYGVLFDRRYLVYIALGGALALLVPGVGDRLLELTRDNPTGNVAEMNSASWRVALWQSAFGWMSPHSFVTGNGLQTFQHFSPTFFPLAGGIHWEAHSIYVQLIFEIGLVGLLAYLWLNWRVFKGLLPLIKVDKLAAFSLIVVLVNFLICAFSDNMFDILVYDWYWWFAVGAGSSLALSKTLTLAPRAKPGKL is encoded by the coding sequence ATGCCCGCTTTGCCGAAATTCCCCGCTTTACCCCGCCTGCCGGGATTCCTGCGCCAACCGTTGGGCACCAGCTATCTGGTGATTTGCGGATTGTTGCTGGCGGCAGTCGTGCTGGGCATGTTCACGCCGCTGTTCGTCGCCACCATGGGCGACAGCCCCTCGAAAATGTTTGCGTTGCCGGCGGCAATGGTGTTCGCGCTGTTGCTGATCTACGACCATAAGCTGACCCTTCTGGGCATTATTTTGTTCCGGGCAGCGCTGGACCCGGTGTTGTCGCTGACGCGGATTTCGTTGGCCGGCATCCCGCTGGGCGTGGGCGGGCTGCTCAACGCTTGCGTGATCCTGATTGCGATCATGCTGGTGTTCGAGCGTCCGCGCGTGGTGCCGGGGCGGGCATTCTGGGCCTGGACACCGTTCCTGCTGCTGCTCTGCGTGGGCGTGATTCCGTCCTACGAGCGAGGCGAGGCGATTCGCCAGTGCTTGGCGCTGCTGTCGTTTTTTGCCATGTTCATCAGCGGTTTTTATTTCGGCCGCACCCAGGCCGAGTTCCGCTCGGTCATGAAGGTCGTGGTTTGGTCGTCGGCTGTGCCGGCGCTATACACCTTCGTCGATGTGGGCTTGCATTATCACGCCGGCTTCCGCCTGGCCAGTACCTTCGGCCACCCCAACGTGCTGGCGTTCTACCTGACGGTGATCATCACGGTGGCGTTTTACCTGCTGCAGACCATGCCCGCCAGCTACCGCGGCTGGCAGCGGCTGTTCCTGATCGGCTATCTGTTCTTCCTGCTGATCATGCTGGCGATGACCCATACCCGCAGCGCCTGGATCGCCACCGCGATCGGCTTTGGCATGTACGGCGTGTTGTTCGACCGCCGCTACCTGGTATATATCGCGTTGGGGGGCGCACTGGCCCTGCTGGTGCCAGGCGTCGGCGACCGCTTGCTGGAACTGACCCGGGACAACCCGACCGGCAATGTTGCAGAGATGAACTCGGCCTCATGGCGCGTAGCTTTGTGGCAGAGTGCGTTTGGCTGGATGTCACCGCACAGCTTTGTCACCGGCAACGGCCTGCAAACGTTCCAGCATTTCTCGCCGACATTCTTCCCGTTAGCCGGCGGAATCCACTGGGAGGCCCACAGCATTTACGTTCAGCTCATCTTTGAAATCGGGCTGGTCGGGTTGCTCGCCTATCTCTGGTTGAACTGGCGTGTGTTCAAAGGGCTGCTGCCGCTCATTAAGGTCGACAAGCTGGCGGCGTTCTCGCTGATCGTGGTGCTGGTGAACTTCCTGATTTGCGCGTTCAGCGACAATATGTTCGACATTCTGGTATATGACTGGTACTGGTGGTTTGCGGTGGGGGCGGGCAGTTCGCTGGCGTTGAGCAAGACATTGACGCTGGCGCCACGCGCCAAGCCAGGGAAGCTGTGA
- a CDS encoding glycosyltransferase: MPTRPMHWTVLAPFVRDVDPKWIFEYIDPALHEVAAVPARYDHDRSRRSASARDWLDYFGHALSGFLATFRRGRKTGIITTFPQLALMVALMKKLTGRKQLPLIAWCFNLAQPYGGLKGKVARYCLPAVDIFVVHSHAEIDIYSRWLNLPASRFVFVPLSVADPVNEPWSERDSEPYIVALGTANRDYRLLMEAVGELGYKTIIVSGQHAVEHLTPPPCVSVQSGLSLKECHRLAAYSRINVIPIADTDAPSGQVTLIESMMLGVPLVATACAGTTDYIEDNQDGLLVAPKDTASMVTALKKLWNDHSLRQQLSAQAKRSSMQKFSFKAASASLAVLMDKMATR, from the coding sequence ATGCCTACACGCCCTATGCATTGGACCGTGCTGGCCCCCTTCGTCCGCGACGTTGACCCGAAATGGATCTTCGAATATATCGATCCGGCGCTGCATGAAGTGGCGGCGGTACCGGCCCGCTACGACCACGACCGCTCGCGCCGCAGCGCCTCTGCGCGCGACTGGCTCGATTATTTCGGCCACGCGCTGTCCGGTTTCCTGGCCACCTTCCGGCGCGGGCGCAAGACTGGCATCATTACCACGTTCCCCCAGCTGGCCCTGATGGTGGCGCTGATGAAAAAGCTGACCGGGCGCAAGCAGTTGCCGCTGATCGCCTGGTGCTTCAACCTGGCGCAGCCGTACGGCGGCCTGAAAGGCAAAGTAGCGCGCTACTGCCTGCCGGCGGTGGATATTTTTGTGGTGCATTCGCACGCGGAAATCGATATCTACAGCCGCTGGCTGAATTTGCCGGCGTCGCGTTTTGTGTTTGTGCCACTGAGTGTGGCCGATCCGGTCAACGAACCGTGGAGCGAACGCGACAGCGAACCGTACATCGTGGCGCTCGGCACCGCCAACCGCGATTACCGTCTGCTGATGGAGGCGGTTGGCGAACTGGGCTACAAGACGATTATCGTCTCTGGGCAGCACGCGGTGGAGCATCTGACGCCGCCGCCTTGCGTCAGCGTGCAGTCCGGCTTGTCACTGAAGGAGTGCCACCGGCTGGCCGCATACTCGCGCATCAATGTGATCCCGATTGCCGATACCGATGCGCCGTCCGGCCAGGTGACGCTGATTGAATCGATGATGCTAGGGGTGCCCTTGGTAGCGACTGCGTGCGCCGGCACTACCGATTACATCGAGGATAACCAAGACGGCTTGCTGGTGGCACCCAAGGATACGGCGTCAATGGTCACGGCGCTGAAAAAACTGTGGAATGACCATAGCTTGCGCCAGCAACTGTCGGCTCAAGCCAAGCGCTCGTCGATGCAGAAGTTCAGTTTCAAGGCGGCATCTGCCAGCCTGGCGGTCTTGATGGATAAAATGGCAACCCGCTAA
- a CDS encoding Atrophin-1 multi-domain protein produces the protein MFTNKTTPASRRLLKVLTCSVLSVAVLNAVAQTASPAATPAFGTFNRLFAADSLWNSRPINPVLGTFVIPKSSYYPIVAAGATSSALFLAKATDGPVTISGITGTAGVADPDSQNSRVVTVPRWPANVVPTSNDDQEADIYDPVTNIVHSFWGLRLVSGKWYAKLYAWSDAKGSGFGDPAHYYQGSRAAGVIPLAGMIRATEVNDGQPYYSHALAMSMTYNGLSGKTPYIYPATSADINAASTNTGEIPQGALLMLPANYDTSKIANLALRKVAETLKRYGAYVVDRNDGTPFAIHVEGGVKYDLHNGGWDNAVAAELDRMRANLRQVVSASSWVDGNGQPMTPKAVAPANQLSMRGPWTRYSGTAIGTYDTITQSLNFPAAATQTVMVNGNSSGINKVVWGKVAPGTAQKFTVTATGGAKLKMQVYSGGTVVSDTGALGDKASARVTWPATGGWFVLTAYSGVNQASTLRATLTPTQ, from the coding sequence ATGTTCACTAATAAAACCACGCCCGCCTCGCGCCGCCTGCTCAAAGTTCTCACGTGCTCCGTCCTCAGCGTTGCCGTGTTAAATGCAGTCGCACAAACCGCTTCCCCCGCCGCAACGCCTGCGTTTGGCACCTTCAACCGTCTGTTCGCCGCTGACTCCCTGTGGAATTCGCGTCCGATCAATCCGGTGCTGGGCACGTTTGTAATTCCGAAGTCGAGCTATTACCCGATCGTGGCTGCCGGCGCCACCTCGTCCGCCCTGTTCCTGGCCAAGGCCACTGACGGCCCGGTCACGATCAGCGGCATTACCGGTACCGCCGGCGTTGCCGACCCTGACAGCCAGAACTCGCGCGTCGTCACCGTGCCGCGCTGGCCAGCCAACGTCGTGCCGACCTCCAATGACGACCAGGAAGCCGACATTTACGACCCGGTCACCAATATCGTCCACTCGTTCTGGGGTCTGCGCCTGGTCAGTGGCAAGTGGTACGCCAAGCTGTACGCTTGGTCTGACGCCAAGGGTTCCGGCTTCGGCGATCCAGCGCACTATTACCAGGGTTCGCGCGCAGCCGGCGTAATTCCGCTGGCCGGTATGATCCGTGCTACGGAAGTCAACGACGGTCAGCCGTACTACAGCCATGCGCTGGCTATGTCGATGACCTACAATGGCCTGTCGGGCAAGACGCCGTATATTTATCCAGCCACGTCGGCGGATATCAATGCAGCGAGCACCAATACCGGCGAAATTCCTCAGGGTGCGCTGCTGATGCTGCCTGCCAACTACGACACCTCGAAAATCGCCAATCTGGCGCTGCGCAAGGTTGCCGAGACGCTGAAACGCTACGGCGCCTATGTAGTGGATCGCAATGACGGCACGCCGTTTGCAATTCACGTGGAGGGCGGTGTCAAATATGATCTACACAACGGCGGTTGGGACAATGCCGTGGCAGCCGAACTGGATCGCATGCGCGCCAACCTGCGCCAAGTGGTTTCTGCCTCTAGTTGGGTAGATGGCAATGGTCAGCCGATGACGCCTAAAGCCGTAGCGCCGGCCAACCAGTTGTCGATGCGAGGGCCATGGACGCGCTACTCCGGTACCGCGATCGGCACGTATGACACCATCACCCAGTCGCTGAATTTCCCTGCCGCCGCCACCCAGACCGTCATGGTCAACGGCAATTCCAGCGGTATCAATAAAGTGGTATGGGGCAAGGTCGCTCCAGGCACGGCGCAGAAGTTCACCGTCACCGCGACCGGTGGCGCCAAGCTGAAGATGCAGGTGTACAGTGGCGGCACCGTGGTATCGGACACCGGCGCCCTTGGCGACAAGGCCTCGGCCCGCGTCACTTGGCCAGCCACCGGCGGGTGGTTTGTATTGACCGCCTACAGCGGCGTGAATCAAGCCTCGACCCTGCGCGCTACGCTGACCCCGACCCAGTAA